In Melanotaenia boesemani isolate fMelBoe1 chromosome 7, fMelBoe1.pri, whole genome shotgun sequence, a single window of DNA contains:
- the xpnpep2 gene encoding xaa-Pro aminopeptidase 2, with the protein MPSCAWLLALSVAALSGNVGAVIYEQTERNCSATPPFLPSTAVNTTLQLQELRAQMLPMNISAYIIPGTDAHLSEYIAPRDARMAFITGFTGSAGTAVVTQTKAALWTDSRYWVQAERQLDCNWQLEKDVSISSIAEWLISEVPSGGKIGFDPFLFSLNTQENYALNLESSNRSLKSITVNLVDQVWKDRPQLPPDSLIRLPDRVIQRSWQIKVEHIRSLMRENPYEPTALLLSALDETAWLFNLRGNDIPYNPFFYSYTLLTMNEIWLFVHNDRVTEDLKLYLNASCNEALCVQLKSYDSVLEHLSTYVAQHGVKVWIGTEYTNYALYEVITPQDKLVTSSYSPVLTTKAVKDETEQQILREAHVRDAVAVIQLLMWLEKVVPEGKETELSAAEYVNKCRSKQKDSRGPSFETISASGPNAALAHYSPTEETNRRLTVDEMYLVDSGGQYLDGTTDITRTVHWGTPTEMQKEAFTRVLMGNIEISRTVFPTGTRGVNMEMLGRRALWEVGLNYGHGTGHGVGNYFGVHEWPVGFQSNNIPFKVGMFTSIEPGYYKENDFGIRIEDVAVTVPAHTKYGHNYLTFDTVSLVPYDRKLIDTSLLSSEQLQWLNKYYETIRRLVGPELDRQGLREEKDWMLKNTEPFAESGSSASVCSSSLTLIILAIVLLHNIV; encoded by the exons ATGCCTTCCTGTGCGTGGCTGTTGGCTTTGTCTGTGGCAGCCCTTTCAG GGAATGTTGGTGCTGTTATATATGAGCAAACTGAGAGGAACTGCTCTGCAACTCCACCG TTCCTCCCAAGCACAGCTGTAAATACCACGCTGCAGCTGCAGGAGCTACGAGCTCAAATGCTTCCTATGAATATCTCTGCCTACATTATTCCAGGCACTGATGCTCACCTG AGCGAGTATATTGCACCACGTGATGCTAGGATGGCCTTCATAACTGGCTTTACAGGCTCCGCAG GCACCGCTGTAGTTACTCAGACTAAGGCCGCTCTGTGGACAGACAGCCGCTACTGGGTTCAAGCTGAGAGACAGCTGGACTGCAACTGGCAGCTAGAAAAAGATG TGTCCATCAGCAGCATTGCAGAGTGGCTCATCTCTGAGGTACCATCAGGTGGAAAAATCGGCTTTGATCCCTTTCTCTTCTCCCTCA ACACGCAGGAAAACTACGCCTTAAATCTGGAGTCAAGCAATCGCAGCCTTAAGTCCATCACTGTTAACCTGGTTGACCAAGTGTGGAAAGACCGACCACAGCTCCCACCTGACAGCCTTATCCGCCTGCCTGATAGAGTCATAC AAAGGTCCTGGCAGATAAAAGTAGAGCACATACGGAGCCTGATGAGGGAAAATCCATACGAGCCAACAGCCCTCCTGCTTTCTGCTCTGGATGAAACAGCCT ggcTCTTTAATCTGCGTGGGAATGACATTCCTTATAATCCTTTTTTCTACTCCTACACTCTTCTCACAATGAATGAGATTTG GCTTTTTGTCCACAATGACCGAGTGACAGAGGATTTGAAGCTATACCTAAATGCCTCCTGTAACGAGGCCCTGTGTGTGCAGCTGAAAAGTTATGACTCTGTCCTTGAACATCTGAGCACATATGTGGCCCAGCATGGGGTTAAAGTGTGGATTGGTACAGAGTACACAAACTACGCACTTTATGAGGTCATCACACCACAG GACAAACTAGTGACCAGCTCTTACTCTCCTGTGTTGACGACTAAAGCTGTAAAAGATGAGACTGAGCAGCAAATTCTTAGGGAGGCCCAT GTGAGGGATGCAGTTGCTGTCATCCAGCTGTTGATGTGGCTGGAAaaggttgttccagaggggaaGGAGACTGAGCTGAGCGCAGCAGAATATGTCAATAAGTGTAGAAG TAAACAGAAAGACAGCAGAGGCCCAAGTTTTGAAACAATCTCTGCAAGTGGACCCAATGCTGCTCTTGCCCATTACAG cCCGACAGAAGAAACCAACAGGAGGTTGACAGTTGATGAGATGTACCTGGTCGACTCCGGGGGTCAGTATCT AGATGGGACCACTGACATAACACGAACAGTTCACTGGGGGACACCCACAGAAATGCAAAAG GAGGCCTTCACTCGAGTGCTCATGGGAAACATTGAGATATCTCGAACCGTTTTTCCCACTGGGACCAGAG GTGTAAATATGGAGATGCTTGGACGCCGGGCGCTGTGGGAAGTCGGCCTTAACTACGGACACGGCACAGGTCATGGTGTTGGAAACTACTTTGGAGTTCATGAGT GGCCAGTTGGTTTTCAGAGCAACAACATTCCCTTCAAAGTGGGCATGTTCACATCTATTG aacCTGGATATTATAAAGAGAATGATTTTGGAATCAGGATTGAAGACGTTGCTGTAACCGTACCCGCTCATACAAAG TATGGACATAACTACTTGACGTTTGACACTGTGTCACTGGTTCCATATGACAGAAAGCTTATTGACACCTCGCTTCTCAGCTCAGAGCAG CTTCAGTGGTTGAATAAATACTACGAGACAATCCGAAGGCTGGTGGGTCCTGAGCTAGACAGGCAGGGTCTTCGTGAGGAGAAGGACTGGATGCTCAAAAACACAGAACCTTTTGCTGAATCTGGATCCTCAGCCTCTGTCTGTTCCTCCTCCCTGACTCTCATCATTCTGGCCATCGTCTTGCTCCACAATATAGTCTGA